In one Nicotiana tomentosiformis chromosome 6, ASM39032v3, whole genome shotgun sequence genomic region, the following are encoded:
- the LOC104098434 gene encoding adenylate isopentenyltransferase 3, chloroplastic-like — MIGMRISTVMCNQTWPSLRISNVGLDNMPFHRQPPKMDKLVVVMGATGAGKSRLSVDLATHFGGEIVNSDKIQVYKGLDVATNKITEEERCGIPHHLLGAIDPHKEFEAKNFCDMASLAINSITCRGKLPIIVGGSNSFIEALFYDKTYEVYTRYNFCFLWVDVSMHVLNSFLTKRVDKMVEKGLVNEVRNMFNPKNADYSKGIRKAIGVPEFDRYFRAELSNSVDEETRIKLLEEVINEVKINNCKLASQQLEKIKRLINVKGWNVHRLDATEVYKKRGNEEEEMVEELWKNLVVGQSKRIMDRFLCENYRSSMDCSNDGTAINIAISAMAAASYY; from the exons ATGATTGGTATGAGAATATCAACAGTAATGTGCAACCAAACATGGCCATCCTTACGTATTAGCAATGTTGGCCTCGATAATATGCCATTTCACCGTCAACCACCGAAAATGGACAAGCTTGTGGTGGTGATGGGAGCCACCGGTGCCGGAAAATCAAGACTCTCCGTCGACTTAGCCACTCATTTCGGGGGAGAAATTGTCAACTCCGACAAAATACAAGTGTACAAAGGGCTTGATGTAGCAACGAACAAAATTACCGAAGAAGAACGTTGTGGAATACCTCATCATCTATTAGGTGCTATTGATCCTCACAAGGAGTTCGAAGCCAAGAACTTCTGTGACATGGCTTCACTTGCTATTAACTCCATTACTTGCCGTGGGAAGCTTCCGATCATCGTCGGAGGATCGAATTCGTTCATTGAGGCACTCTTCTACGATAAAACCTACGAAGTATATACGAG GTACAACTTTTGTTTTCTCTGGGTGGACGTGTCCATGCACGTACTAAATTCTTTTTTGACCAAACGAGTGGACAAAATGGTCGAGAAAGGACTTGTCAACGAGGTAAGAAACATGTTCAATCCTAAAAATGCAGATTACTCCAAAGGCATTCGAAAAGCAATTGGTGTCCCAGAATTCGATCGTTATTTTCGGGCTGAATTATCAAATTCCGTTGACGAGGAAACCAGAATTAAGCTACTTGAGGAAGTCATTAATGAAGTAAAAATCAACAACTGTAAATTAGCAAGCCAACAGTTAGAGAAAATAAAGAGGTTGATAAATGTTAAGGGATGGAATGTACATCGACTGGATGCTACAGAAGTGTATAAAAAACGTGGAAATGAGGAGGAAGAAATGGTGGAGGAATTGTGGAAGAATTTGGTTGTGGGACAAAGCAAAAGGATTATGGATAGATTTTTATGCGAAAACTATAGGAGTTCAATGGATTGTAGTAATGATGGGACAGCCATTAACATAGCTATATCGGCTATGGCAGCGGCATCTTACTACTAA